A window from Pseudobdellovibrionaceae bacterium encodes these proteins:
- a CDS encoding imidazolonepropionase gives MSFTLFYNISELLSLKEVSEKQGRHITSKDFVITKKAAIISYKGKIVWVGKYAAVKPRLIKQLMQINKITQTLQRHSLSQAFIMPAFVECHTHLLFAGNRASEFNLRQKGMSYSDITKKGGGILSTVKATRKLSLLELKRMAQKRAEVFLSQGVTSLEAKSGYGLNLSSEIKMLEAIKSIKKLNTKATLLALHTLPKEFSSKDKYFQWVINQVLPKAVKKQVVDRVDIFVEQMAFNKKHMTALFKQASDYNLGLTVHSDQLSPQGTSCLASQQGASSVDHVNFVSDSEIKQLSKANVSNVFLPGADFYLKMPYPQARKFLDAGARVALATDYNPGTCPCNNIEFIGLLARLEMNMTIEEVVAAYTVSAAYALGMQNTVGSLQVGKQADFISLNKPYDELFYSSTLKNPVVKSVYRLGRLVASNGQVVVEYALLLMISVILAMTLVNMTVSRNPDSPGFIIKKWGDILKVIGEDTQK, from the coding sequence ATGAGTTTTACATTATTTTATAATATTTCTGAATTACTAAGTTTAAAAGAGGTGTCTGAAAAACAGGGGCGCCATATTACATCAAAAGATTTTGTAATTACCAAAAAGGCTGCCATTATTTCTTACAAAGGAAAAATTGTTTGGGTAGGAAAATATGCTGCAGTTAAACCGCGCTTAATCAAACAATTAATGCAAATTAATAAAATTACGCAAACTTTACAAAGGCATTCGCTAAGCCAAGCTTTTATTATGCCTGCTTTTGTGGAATGCCATACCCATTTATTATTTGCAGGTAATCGCGCCTCCGAGTTTAATTTACGGCAAAAGGGAATGTCTTATTCTGACATTACTAAAAAAGGGGGAGGAATTTTATCCACCGTTAAGGCAACGCGAAAGTTATCTTTATTAGAGCTTAAGCGTATGGCACAAAAAAGAGCCGAAGTTTTTTTATCTCAAGGAGTAACTAGTTTAGAAGCAAAAAGCGGATACGGTTTAAACTTATCTAGCGAAATAAAAATGTTAGAAGCCATTAAATCTATTAAAAAATTAAATACTAAAGCAACGCTTTTAGCCTTACACACTTTGCCTAAGGAGTTTTCTTCTAAAGATAAATATTTTCAATGGGTAATAAATCAAGTTCTTCCCAAAGCAGTAAAAAAACAAGTAGTGGATAGGGTAGATATTTTTGTAGAGCAAATGGCTTTTAACAAAAAGCATATGACGGCTTTATTTAAACAGGCTAGCGATTATAATTTGGGTTTAACTGTACATTCAGACCAATTAAGCCCTCAAGGAACTTCTTGTTTGGCCTCCCAGCAAGGGGCGTCTTCGGTGGACCATGTTAACTTTGTTAGCGATTCAGAAATTAAACAGTTGTCTAAAGCTAATGTTAGCAATGTGTTTTTGCCAGGAGCAGATTTTTACTTAAAAATGCCATACCCTCAGGCGCGTAAATTTTTAGATGCAGGGGCTAGGGTGGCCTTGGCCACAGACTACAACCCAGGCACTTGCCCTTGTAATAATATCGAATTTATCGGGCTATTGGCTCGTTTAGAAATGAATATGACCATCGAAGAGGTGGTTGCAGCCTACACCGTTTCTGCAGCTTATGCTTTAGGTATGCAAAATACAGTGGGCTCTTTGCAGGTGGGAAAGCAGGCCGATTTTATCAGCTTAAATAAACCTTACGATGAGTTATTTTATTCTAGCACCCTAAAAAACCCAGTGGTAAAGTCGGTTTATCGATTAGGTAGGTTGGTTGCATCTAATGGGCAAGTAGTAGTAGAGTATGCATTGCTATTAATGATTTCGGTAATACTAGCCATGACGCTAGTAAATATGACAGTAAGTAGAAATCCAGACAGCCCAGGCTTTATTATAAAAAAATGGGGAGACATTTTAAAAGTGATTGGCGAGGACACACAAAAGTAA
- a CDS encoding TCR/Tet family MFS transporter: MLNTKKNLAIIFFIVLIDIIGFGIIIPLLPYLVSSLGKNAFAIGILMAIYPFMQFLFSPVWGKLSDKYGRRPFLLLSLLGSILAHTLFAFSSTYTFLFIARALAGFFGASISSATAYVADISKPEDRTKRMGFIGAAFGLGFVLGPALGGAFGVLGQHLGQAPPFGQQFAALMAGVICLFNFIFAFFFLEESLVNLKKTEKFRIKDIWHNTKLLVIIDALKLPIIGKFLIMGWLFSLAMVHMEVSLFLLMKERFDWSLLQSSLGFAYIGLIMAISQGGLVRVLASRWGERKLLFIGLVCSGLALSGIALSYSVGPLVFFITLLGFAYSFFQPAFNGSLSLLSKKSEQGERMGLSQSISSLGRIVGSVLAGWLYSKYGMESPFLIGTLYTFIAIYIYKSIYLHLPGKKQ, from the coding sequence ATGCTCAACACAAAAAAAAATTTAGCTATTATTTTCTTTATTGTACTTATCGATATTATTGGCTTTGGTATTATTATACCGCTACTTCCTTACTTGGTAAGTTCTTTAGGAAAAAATGCTTTTGCCATTGGTATATTAATGGCCATTTATCCTTTTATGCAATTTCTTTTTTCTCCCGTATGGGGAAAGCTTAGTGATAAATATGGAAGAAGGCCTTTTTTATTATTAAGTTTACTTGGTTCTATTTTAGCTCATACTTTGTTTGCTTTTTCCTCCACCTACACTTTTTTATTTATTGCGCGCGCTTTGGCTGGTTTTTTCGGAGCAAGCATTTCTTCTGCCACGGCTTATGTTGCAGATATTTCTAAACCCGAAGACAGAACTAAAAGAATGGGGTTTATTGGTGCAGCTTTTGGATTAGGTTTTGTTTTAGGCCCAGCTTTGGGAGGAGCATTTGGAGTTTTAGGGCAACATTTAGGACAAGCCCCTCCTTTTGGACAACAGTTTGCTGCCTTAATGGCAGGGGTTATTTGCCTATTTAATTTTATTTTTGCCTTCTTCTTTTTAGAGGAAAGTTTGGTGAATTTAAAAAAGACAGAAAAATTTCGCATTAAAGATATATGGCATAACACAAAACTATTAGTGATTATAGATGCTTTAAAGTTACCCATTATAGGAAAGTTTTTAATTATGGGTTGGTTATTTTCTTTAGCAATGGTTCATATGGAAGTGTCTTTATTTTTATTAATGAAAGAACGATTTGATTGGAGCTTGTTACAATCTAGCCTGGGGTTTGCATACATAGGCTTAATTATGGCCATTTCTCAAGGGGGTTTAGTTCGTGTGTTGGCGTCTAGGTGGGGCGAAAGAAAATTATTATTTATTGGTTTAGTTTGCTCTGGTTTGGCTTTGTCAGGAATTGCTCTTTCCTATTCGGTAGGGCCATTGGTATTTTTTATTACCCTGCTGGGCTTTGCCTATAGTTTTTTTCAGCCCGCATTTAATGGTAGTTTAAGTTTATTAAGTAAAAAGTCCGAACAAGGAGAAAGAATGGGCTTATCGCAAAGTATAAGTTCTCTTGGTCGCATTGTTGGTTCCGTACTAGCGGGTTGGTTGTATTCTAAGTATGGAATGGAAAGCCCCTTTTTAATTGGAACTTTGTATACTTTTATTGCTATATATATTTATAAAAGCATTTACCTTCATTTACCAGGAAAAAAACAGTGA